One genomic segment of Anguilla anguilla isolate fAngAng1 chromosome 2, fAngAng1.pri, whole genome shotgun sequence includes these proteins:
- the LOC118219931 gene encoding zinc-binding protein A33-like, producing the protein MKEKIENFTQVISTLSNTIKTIDTSIEGEDAFFLKTYTDAKRRAQCTLQDPELLSGALIDVAKHLGNLKFRVWEKMLAVVQYTPVILDPNTMSPWLCLSDDLTCVRLTEVEQQIPENPERCSRAVMVLGSEGFTSGKHSWEVEVGNKSAWTIGVVQESINRKEAISCNPGSGFWVLALRNGDDYFAAGVAALKLKRKPQRIRVHLDYNRGEVSFFNSSDMSHIYTFKGKFTKKIFPYINPRQNDDGRNAGALQICPLSLRVMKSH; encoded by the exons ATGAAGGAAAAGATAGAGAACTTCACACAAGTTATTTCTACCCTTTCAAACACAATCAAGACTATAGACACATCCATAGAGGGTGAAGATGCTTTCTTCTTAAAG aCCTATACGGATGCTAAGAGAAG agcccagtgcacactgcaggatccagagctgctctcaggggcactgatagatgtggccaaacacctgggcaacctgaagttcagagtctgggagaagatgctggcggtggtgcagtaca CCCCTGTGATTCTGGATCCCAACACGATGTCCCCCTGGCTCTGTCTGTCAGATGACCTGACCTGTGTGAGGCTCACTGAAGTTGAACAACAGATTCCTGAAAACCCAGAGAGGTGTTCCCGTGCCGTAATGGTATTGGGCTCGGAGGGTTTTACTTCAGGgaaacacagctgggaggtggaggtggggaaCAAATCTGCCTGGACTATAGGAGTAGTGCAAGAGTCAATCAACAGAAAGGAGGCCATTTCATGCAACCCAGGGAGTGGATTCTGGGTCCTAGCGCTGAGGAACGGTGATGATTACTTTGCAGCTGGAGTTGCTGCCCTCAAACTGAAGAGGAAGCCCCAGAGGATCAGAGTACACCTGGACTATAacaggggggaggtgtcctTCTTCAACTCCAGTGACatgtcacacatttacacttttaaaggcaaattcaccaaaaaaatattCCCATATATCAATCCCCGCCAAAATGATGATGGCAGAAATGCTGGGGCCCTGCAGATCTGTCCATTGTCTTTAAGAGTGATGAAATCCCATTGA